The Arachis hypogaea cultivar Tifrunner chromosome 19, arahy.Tifrunner.gnm2.J5K5, whole genome shotgun sequence genome has a window encoding:
- the LOC112779545 gene encoding uncharacterized protein — MAREVLTELDEDVLDIFSLKDCYKVLGYNNIVEYWWLVPALLKGRLRALSYDKELLEISRRTQQLYFIFITAEEDVSPNCPLSDEYPHTQPSLCRTLALSQPSLAPNPRTINASRVVGFATLRWRCSIRAPCIGVPSSLNGLSLANAKTMPKLLLPLPQSVLNPHLKYYRVSDAMATLAGAEYWDNDVAFAIILGTETNACYVEQIDGIPKLQGGVSSFGKMVDRM; from the exons ATGGCtcgtgaagtg TTGACTGAGTTGGATGAAGATGTTCTAGATATATTCTCACTAAAGGATTGTTACAAGGTTTTAGGCTATAATAATATAGTCGAGTATTGGTGGCTTGTTCCTGCACTTTTGAAGGGTAGACTGAGAGCACTAAGCTATGACAAAGAGttgcttgagat AAGTCGTCGCACCCAGCAGCTGTACTTCATCTTCATCACTGCCGAGGAGGACGTCTCACCCAACTGTCCTCTCTCCGATGAGTACCCTCACACCCAGCCCTCTCTCTGTCGCACCCTAGCTCTTTCGCAACCCTCTCTCGCACCCAACCCTCGCACTATCAATGCAAGCCGTGTTGTCGGATTCGCAACCCTACGTTGGCGCTGCTCCATCCGCGCACCCTGCATCGGCGTGCCATCCTCCCTCAACGGTCTGTCTCTCGCAAACGCTAAAACGATGCCTAAATTGTTGCTGCCTCTCCCTCAATCGGTGCTCAACCCTCACCTTAAATACTACAGG GTGAGTGATGCTATGGCAACATTAGCTGGAGCAGAATATTGGGACAATGATGTTGCTTTTGCTATCATTTTAGGTACCGAAACCAATGCCTGCTATGTTGAGCAAATTGATGGCATTCCTAAGTTACAAGGTGGTGTTTCCTCTTTTGGAAAAATG GTCGACAGAATGTAG